From the genome of Magnolia sinica isolate HGM2019 chromosome 12, MsV1, whole genome shotgun sequence:
TATTGAAGTGCTACTGCCATACACTTTGTCAACAAGTCATGCTAATCtcccaagcttgagaccaaaaaaaCCCTTCTCTTATTTCCCGCTGCAAGAGGACACTGGGGGGGCCAGATGAACCTGACTATTGTAGAGTTGTCTCCTTATGGTACACATGTCGTAGTGGCATACCAATCAAGACTGACCACGtgttgggccccactatggatggCAAGTGGTTCAAGATAAACATGGGGCAGTTGATCCTAGCCGTCTGAACAGTGGCCTAGAAAGCACCAGTGAATAAAAATCATTAATGATTGACAATAAGTAACAGAAAGTGTAAAAAAGTAATGGCGATCATCTGCCTAGtatgacttaaaaaaaaaaacatatgccaTTCATAATGATGCCAGAAAGATGGACCAGCCTGGTTGATACATGTCCATGTGTGCTATAGGGAGATTGCTCAACCATGTTTCATTTCATCTGTCTCTGCCATATTATCTTCCTTTCCATGAATTTGCTACCTTAACTCCCATGTGCTGTTATTGGGTTATGTAGGGATTATATCTGTTGGATATGGAACGatgtttcaatgatctaaaccatttatatgatgggcctcactgggTATGGGCAACactgaaaatagaaagaaagaaagggaaaaaaaacagaTTTGGATATTTTAATCCTTTCTCATTTAACTATTTTCCTCTGAAGTGGGACCATGGTGGGCAATTAATCAAAAGTTTAAGATCTTCCAATCTCGTAGATTCTCTAGGCGACCAGTATCAGCTATGTATCTAGttagatgaacagcttggataacTAAACCATGACCAGGATCTAACTTCTATGGTCCCTATGCATCTTTCCAAACTTGAGGCATATTGTACCAAACCTCAGAAACCTTTCCTATGATGGTGGCATCTCTACTCTAGCAAGGCTGTCAAAGCCCATGGGATGTACAATGTAGCTGAGCTGGAGATACATGCCACTAGGCATGCCAGATATGGCAGACATGAGggtgatccaagccatctattTGGAGGGTCCTACAACATAGATAATCACTCCCAAAATCATGTCAATCCATTTATTAGGAGCGCAACTTTTTATGGTTGAAAAACAGCTGCGTAAGTTTTCTTAGCCTTTCACCTTTTCTAACGTGCAGCCCACCTTATGTCTTATGAGATGAATGGTTCTGATTTTGTGGCTAAAATTATCTACATGATGGGACTCAcccgatggatgggttggatatccTGCTTGTCTTTTGTCCCTGGCACATCTGTTGGCACTTATATGAGCTACTTTCCATGTGGCCATGTAGAAGATTTGAATGTGATCCAGACCGGTTATCTGTCCCACCATCGATAGGCCAATGACCCAAAATTCACGTTGGTTGGTTACACGATTGCAACCTCCTGATTGGAGGATTTTGTACAGTTAAAGTGGAACATTGGTCATATCTAATCATCTGTCCatcatttcctcaaatttagttgttaTGATGGTCGGAACAAGACGATTTGGATTGTGGCCCTTGCACTGGCCGTGGTCTGGATCTCTTACATGGCTGATGGGCAGTCATGTGCAATCAGCAATCCTCCACTTTTCTGACCTCTGCATCTATAACATCCAAGcttctttttttcatcttttgaATTTAAATAGCAATTGCAATATAATGTCTGTTTTCCAGTATCCAAGGTTCAATCACTGAACCTGTCTCCATCTTTCAGGTAGAACATTTCTTGGGTCTCAAACGCAAGGCCGAGCTGGGTGACATGGGCCCTCCGAAGAAGCCGAAGACCTGAATGCTACGCAGGGAAGGCTGTTATGCTTGGGATTCCAAAAATGTTGCGTTGAGACTATTTTAACCGGGCAAAAACTTCATGATCAGAACCCAAGGAATCACTGACATCGGGATCGGTTTTCCGTTTTTGCTTACTGGTGTGGTAGTTTCTTGTATGGTTTGGCCGGTGCATTTGTGCGTTCTTCCcccttaaattttttttcctgTAAAGTTATAATGTGTTTCCAGGCTCTTTGATTAGATAATGCAAAAAATCAAAGGTCAAGTCTTATTTGAACAGATTCTCTTACAATCCCTCATGAAGAAATTACTAAGCATATGTGAGCCTTCCCAAGGATattagttgcatttggactcagCTTGCATCCACATCacatatctggaccgtccattagggtCCACCTAACTCTCTATTAGGCTGCCTTGAAAAATCTTACTGATCTGATTATTCAATCTGTCCAGTGGTGTGCTAAAAATATTGATGAACAATATCGTTTGTGGACGGTAGGTCCAGTCACcggtggttaggatcatctgattgttTCAAAGAAAAGTGAACTGGATGAAAGCGGATGGTCTGGATAGTCTCTGTGAATGGATCAAGATGCAACCATGCGTGCCTGGCTGTCATTTCTCtttaataataagcaaaaccagCATTTCCTGTGACTGAGGAATTCTGGGACCcatgttcagtgatccagaccgttgttcTGTTGGGCCCAGCTGCTGATAGAACTTTTGTCCTAGAGTTCTCGCAGGACGGGGTAGTAGGCACTGATATGAAAGCTCTTCTTTTTTCAGCTGTGTGTGGTCTGTTGCTGTACCTGTTCTTAGCTGTTTATTTGCGGGCCACAGATGGAAGGGTAGGATTGATTTGTCAGAGGAGTTTTTTAGCGTCCTTATGGTGGCATGTtggaccaacggtctggattactgagcCATGTGTGCTGCGAATCTGGGATGGCAATAGGCCAGGTCCTAGCAAAGGTGTGATTTCGAATATTTCGGCCTAGTGGTTTGATCCAAACCGCTTGATGAATGGGCCATTTCTTGTGGATAGATTACTCAAGGGTCTGGCCCCAGACATATTTCTAGGCCGATCAAAATTTCACAAATCAAAGCCCGATCAAAATCTCGACCGTTGATGCCCTCATCTGCTGTGCCCATCACGAGCCTTTGGCCTAAAAGGTCcatccatgactcaggtggggGCTACACCTCGCCGAACAGTTGGGAAGCgtgattgggtggtgaccccaatgCCACCAATATCCCTGGTGAccggactctgtggggcccaccttgatttgtgttttatctactctgttttgccagctcattctagggcatgagcccaaaattaaagcatatccgaatctcaagtggaccccaccacaggaaagaTCGGGGAtaaatgacatccaccgttgaaaccttcttaggatccaccgtgatgtctgtTTGCCGTccaatcagcttgatccaacacttctgtggccccaataagttttcaacggcagtcgttcaataagttttcaacggtaggcattcaatccccactccatgctccacttgtgctttggatatgcttcaattttggggtcatgccctaaaatgagctgacaaaatggatagacggtgtagataaaaaaaacatacatcacggtgggccccagcgcAATCACTGGTGGGCGTCATCCAATCCGCCTGATTCTTTTGGGCCCAGCCGATTGACGGATTGGATCTCATGCACGCCGTGGAGCGGCCCACACAAGTGAACATGAAATAGGACAGCAGTTATTTACGGTGATAGTGACTCATCCACTGTCCATATGGAGTACACGTGTGGCAATCCAGATTGACCTTATCATGGGTCCATATCAAAACTTCTTGATGGCCCACCGCAATACTTGTGTGgccccgaagaagttttcaacggtaagcattcaatccccactctttcctgtggtgtggtccattcgatccgccttatgccctaaaatgagctggcaaaatggacggCCTAAAgaactttgacaccagctagctggctggtgttagtTTCATTCAAAAAAAGGCCTCTGGTCGAGTATCCCATGATTCCGCCCGAGTAAAAAAAACGAAGAAAACGAAAAAGCGGACGAGCTTAAAATACGCCTCCGCGTGCGACACGCACCCCTTCGATAAACCATAGACTCTCTCTGTAGTCTCATCTGTttcagagagacagagagagagagagagagaggatgggaatgGCAATACGGTAATTAGACCCATTTATTTGGTTAttcttgtttttttaatttttataagttttcgatttctctctcttttcgttGCTGCTGCGCAATTGCGActgttgtggttgttgtagtgGTGGTGATGGCAATCTGGTAATTAGACCTAGTTTTCTGTTTAtccttgttattattattattattaaattttcaaatcctctctctctctcttcttgtttttgctgatgctgctgctgatgttGTGGTTTGCAGTTGTTGTGGTGGTAATGGCAATGCGGTAATTAGCCCCATatgtttatttactttttaattttGGACCCTCTCTATCTCTAGTTGTTGCTGCTGCCGCTGCTGCCATTATTGTTGTTGCGGTTTGTGGTTGGTGTGGTTGTGGATGTGGTTGTTTGGTTAAAGCCATCGAGAAAAATGATtcatgggttttgagatttctacACTTTTTGAAGAATttccaaagaaaaaaataataatcatgaaATGATATACTCATTTGGGTATAGACAAGCTCTTTCTTTCCACTACAATTGAATTTCCAAAATTGCAAATTACCTTTCTCCACTctagaagttttgcatcaaggaTCATATAATCGTTGCAGAAAAACATCAACACACGATCGATGTAGGACAAGCCACAAAAGAAAACGGTCAAACCAAGACCCAAAAGACAAAGGGAAGAAACAAAAACAAGAGACACATAGATGTACGTGGTTCAGTAATAGGATTACTCTATGGGCTATCAACACAAAACTTTCTTCTTTActaaaataagagaaacaaaaaTGTAAGACTATCTCCAACTATACAAGAACTTCCCACCAAGGAATACCctaggtagagctgtacacgaaccgagttagctcagttaactcgcttgactcaactcgaaaaagctcgatttgactcggttcgaaattgagtttgagccgagtcgtgctgatttttggagctcaaaaaaatttcgagctgagtttgagctcgaATCAAACCTCAACTCTAATTGAACTCGGATTGAATCAGTTCGGTAACTCGGTTAGACGTTGCtcacaaagtgtttgatgaaatgactcaacgaagtgttgtttcgggtgcttGCATTCTCCGTGGGATCGGCTGGTGGCGAGAAAGGTATGGAtgcgaaacaaatcactacaaaaaaaaaaaaaaaactttacatgataaaactacccttatattttaattttgatgCTGCTTATCGAGTGTTTGATCAAATACCTGTAAACTGCTACTGCTGTTTTGCATATTacgagaaattgaaggtgcactccatgtgtttgagaaaatgtcgcacaggctcgaacttggctcgaactggcccgagctgctgaccgaaccgagtcgagttggccagtcaggctcgaggaccgagccaagccgagtagagctgtgccaagctcaactcggttcgactagTGTATAGCTCTAACCCCAGGAGATGAATACATGGATACCTCTCTCTACATGTGCATCTCCTTATATAGACTACACCTGAGAGAGCACGCAATAATTCCTCTAATACTGCTTCCATTCATGTTTTGGTATTgcaaataaatacaaaaaatgcATGTTTAGTTGAATAATAGTATTTGATTTGCAATTTTCTTGCTCTCTAATAGGGAATACTATTAACCCTCAAAATCCTCATATGAGAAGTGAAGAAAAACGgtttgaccttataaacatgaATAGGTTTGAATCAACAGTGGTGCTAGTATTAGCCAATTTGATTTGAATTTTGGGTTGCATGATTGACAATTCTAAGCAGCTAAATATTTAGAACAATGCTAGCTTTAAGGTTGGGTCCCTACTCacggctcagtggtagactcacaagagttttaacactgaggtcatgggttagagtatccattgtggtgtgtgtaaaaaaaataaaaaatgctagaTTTAAGGTTGCTTCCCAAAATTAGAGAATTGTCACCTATTGACTCAGCGAGTTTTTCAAGCACCTGATTCGGGGTTTACACACCAttctatctttttttcttttctttcttaaattTAAATTCTGTTGATGTTTGGTTCGGTTgtgatggtttggattgttgaaTCACAATACTTGTATTCCCCTTTTGCCTCTGCTAAACTCATCTTTGTTATCAtgcttaggccttgtttggtagacacctaaaaatgagttcatctgatTTCAGGTAATagaattatgtattagagatcaagatcttgATCTCTAACACATCATTACTGTTAGCAGAGCTTTGCCAGGTCTACACGTGTGTGCAATAAAGCCCATGTAcgtgccccacatgtgccaacatggcacattaGGCCCGAGATCCAATCCACCCAGCAGAACTGCACCATTATATTGATGTCCTATCCTAAGAGTCAGGTTAATCCACTTGTCAAGTGGGTCAcagttagggaaaaaaaaaagtacagcTCTGAAAGGCTTGGCTgaatttttctaacccatccacctgtttccaatattggggcccggATGCTGTGTggatgagatgtatttttgggaAAAAGTGTACAAggtcggaccaacctgatggattggatcttgcacgtgtgggtgtacatgagctttattgcacatgcgtgtctgcttagcaaagctcctgtTGGCATGAACTCGTTATGTTCTAGAggtcaagatctctaatacataattaccgtTAAGTAAAATGAGATTAACCCATTTTTAGGTGGCTGCCAAACATGGCTTTATAGTTTGCAAAGAACTCTATTACTGATGTTAGATGCATTTCTGATTGCAGATCCTTATGATCATAAAAGGGCTGTTCAGGAGGTATGAAAGATGGAACCCTGTGCATCCAACTTTTGGAGCCTTTTGGGGCATGGGGATTGGCATCGGGTGCGGTGTTGGGTGGGGCCCAGGATTTGGGCCTGAGGTCATTGGCTACGTGGGATCGGGATGCGGCGTCGGGTTTAGTGTCGGAATCACACTAGCCGGTGTTGGTATTGGCCTCCCTGCAAACTTCCTTATTCAAATTCCTTACAATGGTGCACTTCCATTCCTTCTTTAGCTATTTCTTTCCTTGCTCTATAAGTAGTTTCTGATGCCTATAGACTGCAATTGTAAATGATGTTTTGTGCTATCACTGAGACAACTGAAATTGATCATGCTTACAGAGTTTTGCCAATGGGGCGCTCTCtagtgtggggcccatgtaatgtattcAAGACATCCGATCTGTCCATCAGATGAGTGGTCTTGCATTACCTCCATGACCCAAAaaaaatcacccaaatggaaatttaggtgggccacagcacaggaGACAAGTTCAGTGGGGATGCCGACACGTGATTTTTGTGGGGGGCCTACCATGTTGTGTACACAGAATCCATGCTGTCGATACCCTTTACCTGCTATGGATAAAGGGTAATGACAAAAATCAGGATGTCCTGCAACTTAGGTGGACTTCCCTCCCACATTGTTCCATAatccatggcccacttgaattttggatcaagttgatttttagaTCACAAGAGTCACCTGAGGGGATATCTGATGGGTGGGTTGGatgtgatacatacatcatgtgggccccacttcttccCGGCACCACCGTAGATGTTTCCCATGTGATCTACATTAGTATGTGTGGCAGTCCAAAGAATTATCAAACCTCTACATAAACTTGTAATCCCACCACTATCATATGTTGGGCACTTGTACGGCACTATAGATTCTCATCAATCTGCATTTTACTCCATCTTAAACGGAACGACACTATCTTCCTTCTTCAGCTTTGGAGGGAGCGAGAAGTGGGGCTTTCAAGTTTGCGAGATCAAGCGCTCTTCCCATCATGAAAAATGTGGCCGGGGATGGTTGGAACAACGTCGTCCCATACGTATCTGGTTTCAATAAAGAAGCCCGTGGGAGGCTATCTGGCTTTAAGGTTGACCGTTCCTTTGGTTTGGGTATTGACTTACCCGAGCTACATAAGTGCGTGACATACCATGTTCAGTCTGTTTTGGAATCATTAGGAGCATTCAAAGACCGGCGATTGCCTCCAAGAGAAGGTACATGAACAGCCCCACTTCAATATATTTAAGTTTTTggaaattaaatcattttattggGAATTGTCAGCTGTCCAAAGATGGGGATTGTCGCTGAAATAGATGTGCCATGATTAAGGCttcaatttttagttttatttttgttattgccAATACCATACCAGGTTTTGATCTGCGATACGACAAAGAAAGATATTGAGCTGTATGTATGTTAAACTCAGAATGATGCAATTTAAGAGGCCATTTGGGAGTTTTAGTACTTGTTTTGATTGGTGGAATCTAAAAAGTAGATTTGAAATGAAAACGCCATATCTGAGTAAAACCATGGATGAGGAAATCCGTGGAAAAGAATGCTagaacggtttttttttttccttcatttatgtGCTTTCTATGGAAATGTGGAATCTTCAATAGTAAAAAAAGTGAAATTTGTCTATGAAAAAGTATAGAAATAAGGATTGCCGAGTTCTTTGAAGGAAAAGGAAAACAGCATTTTCAAGGGGAAACCATGAAATGGAAAACAATTTTCACTGGTTACTTTATTGTCTTAATCAGCGTAAAAATGAAATGTCCGtagaaaatattttctttttcatggtTACTTTTTGGATTTTATTGATCTCAAACAGATCCATCTATGATGTTCTTTGTATGGTCGTGAGTCTGGGACCGTAGAAAATGAGATCTACATTACGTGGAGTTCCACTTTTCCTTGGTCTTTAGCACCCCAAGTCGTTACTCTCTTCACTAccataaaagaaacaaaaaagattTGGGCTATAACCGACCCATGATTATGTTTTAGGGATTCTCTTAATCCATGAAAACCGGGAAAGAAATCAAATGTGTTGTTGGCTGCAACTATATCTTGTACCCAGAATATCGCCATATAAGAGCAGGGTGTGCCATATCGGCTGTTACAAGGTCGTAAAAGCTGTTATGTAAAGATAACAGTgacaaccgttacacattacaggGTTGTAACGGCTGTAATAACCGTTATAGAAAAAATGACATGTAACAGCCGTTATAGCTCGTGTTATAAAGGTAATAGTGGTGgctgttatggctacggttactgttatggaatacctgaTATAAGAGGCCATTTGGCAATACCTCTAGATTGGTTTTGCATTGAACTGTCGGCTGGATTAGTTACCTCCTAATATGGTTGTTTACTCCTTTGGAGCGGAAGCAGAAAATAGAATATGCATTGGGCGAGTTTCTGTTTTATCTTTTTCCATCTTCCATGCTTGGAATCTTTATTTTCTTATGAAAATGCGGAGGACACCCaaacaccacatgggcactcaaacccACGATCTCAGTATTGAAACAGAGTTTGTCTACCACTGAGCTATGGTTGGAGACTCGGTGGAATTGACCTAAGCCAGCGGGAGATTGATAGTTTTCCTATTTTTGAGGTATGGTTGTTTGAAGAACTGCCTAGTCTTGCAGCAAATGCAGTTCACAATCACCAACAATGCAACAGCCATGGATTGAAGACCCACAACTCGGCTGACTCGTCTGGTCTTGAGTCGAGTTGCGACTCAGCCACCCAAATATCAGgcatttttcaacggtaggtgttcaatacccactgtttcctctggtgtggtccacttgagctccggatatacttcaattttgaacctacgccctaaaacgagctggcaaaatggatgggtggcatggataaaacatatacatcatggtgggcccaacagagtcgTGATACCACGTAGCTAGGTGCCTTACTACgggtttttaattattattattattattttgcatggGACACTACACTAGCTAGCTAAATGTCaaagctatgtgggctccatcatgatgtatgtgttttatccaagccgtccatccattttttcagatcatttgaaggcatgaaccaaaaaaatgaggcacatccaaatctcccacatcacaggaaacaatggggattgagcgCTTACGGCtgaaacattttgggggccacggaaattttggatcaagatgatatttgtgttttcccaggtCTGTGTGATtattggattacaaataaacattacaatgggccctgggaagtttttaatggtggacattcaatccctactgttttcctgtggtgtggtccacctgagattgaacCTGCGCTATTTTTGAGCCCATTTattgaaatgagctggaaaaatggatggacggattggataaaacgcatacgtcatagtggggccacagacCTTTGTAAAGTAGGGACACGTTACAATTCAGCAGATGCTTGTGTACCAACGACCGGATGTGTTATATGATCGTGTACAACACCCgtgccttgtgtggcccaccgcattATTTACGTGAAATATACTCCATCCATTGGTTGAGATACCACACCTAAACAATGATCATCTCCAAaggcaactcaggtgggccacaccacaagaacagTATAAAATCGCacctaaaatctctaaaatccCTAATGTGGCCTCCCTGGATTTTAGGTCATGATGATTTTTCGCTTAGATTTTCATCCCAGTGGCTATCAGctgatgaacggttggatgacatCCAACCAACATGGTGGCCCCAGGAAGGAAGGTTCTTATGGTAGCCTTCCCCAACCAAACTCTTC
Proteins encoded in this window:
- the LOC131220802 gene encoding cadmium-induced protein AS8 isoform X2; its protein translation is MGMAIRCCGGNGNAILMIIKGLFRRYERWNPVHPTFGAFWGMGIGIGCGVGWGPGFGPEVIGYVGSGCGVGFSVGITLAGVALEGARSGAFKFARSSALPIMKNVAGDGWNNVVPYVSGFNKEARGRLSGFKVDRSFGLGIDLPELHKCVTYHVQSVLESLGAFKDRRLPPREGT
- the LOC131220802 gene encoding cadmium-induced protein AS8 isoform X1, yielding MIIKGLFRRYERWNPVHPTFGAFWGMGIGIGCGVGWGPGFGPEVIGYVGSGCGVGFSVGITLAGVGIGLPANFLIQIPYNALEGARSGAFKFARSSALPIMKNVAGDGWNNVVPYVSGFNKEARGRLSGFKVDRSFGLGIDLPELHKCVTYHVQSVLESLGAFKDRRLPPREGT